One region of Primulina tabacum isolate GXHZ01 chromosome 1, ASM2559414v2, whole genome shotgun sequence genomic DNA includes:
- the LOC142545996 gene encoding exocyst complex component SEC15B, with the protein MSSTKTRRKIVPAAAENGDTADKQDQLLLSASICNGEDLGPFVRKAFASGKPETLLHHLKNFAKSKESEIEDVCRVHYQDFIMAVDDLRSLLSDVDSLKSSLSDSNSRLQNVAVPLLTSLDSFVEAKNKCSNISLAINSLSTCVNVMELCSRANFHLGKSNFYMALKCLDSIENNFQDKTPSSTLKRMLEKQIPAIRFHIERKVSKEFGDWLVEIRVVSRNLGQLAIGQASAARQREEELRIKQRQAEEQSRLSLRDCVYALEEEDGDEIDGIVDGSNGGIGTSGFDLTPLYRAYHVHQTLGLEDKFRQYYFENRKLQLTSDFQVSSMTPFLESHQTFFAQIAGFFIVEDRVLRTGGGLITKMEVENLWDTAVSKMCSVLEDQFSRMQTANHLLLIKDYVSLLGVTLRRFGYPIDALLDVLSKHRDKYHELLLSDCRKQIADALPADKFEQMYMKKEYEYSMNVLSFQLQTSNIMPAFPYIAPFSSMVPDCCRIVRSFVEDSVSFMSYGGQLDFYDVVKKYLDRLLTEVLDVALLKLINGSISAVTQAMQMAANMAVFERACDFLFRHAAQLSGIPLRIAERGRRQFPLTKARDAAEETLSGLLKQKVDGFMSLIENVNWMADDPPQGENEYVNEVIIFLETLVSTAQQILPAQVLKRVLEDVLSHISEMIVGALLGESVKKFSINAIIGIDVDIKLLESFAENQAPLLSEADANQLKSALIESRQMVNLLTSNHPESFLNPVIRERSYNALDYRKVVSISEKLRDQSDRLFSSFGTRGAKQNPKKKSLDALIKRLKEVN; encoded by the coding sequence ATGAGCTCCACCAAGACTCGCCGGAAGATCGTGCCCGCGGCGGCGGAGAATGGAGACACCGCCGACAAGCAAGACCAGCTCCTCCTATCCGCCTCCATCTGCAACGGCGAAGACCTCGGCCCTTTCGTCAGAAAAGCCTTCGCCTCTGGCAAACCCGAAACTCTACTCCACCATCTCAAAAACTTCGCCAAGTCCAAAGAATCGGAGATCGAAGACGTGTGCCGTGTTCACTACCAGGACTTCATAATGGCAGTTGATGATCTCCGATCTCTCTTATCCGATGTCGATTCGCTCAAGTCCTCGCTTTCAGACTCCAACTCAAGGCTTCAGAATGTCGCCGTTCCCCTCCTCACCTCCCTCGATTCTTTTGTCGAGGCAAAAAACAAGTGCTCCAACATCTCGCTTGCGATAAATTCCCTCAGCACTTGCGTAAATGTCATGGAGCTCTGCTCGCGAGCTAATTTCCATCTCGGCAAAAGTAACTTCTACATGGCGTTAAAATGCTTAGACTCCATAGAGAATAATTTTCAGGACAAAACGCCGTCGTCAACTCTGAAAAGAATGTTGGAGAAGCAGATCCCGGCGATTAGATTTCACATAGAGAGGAAAGTGAGTAAGGAGTTTGGGGATTGGCTCGTGGAGATACGAGTAGTAAGCAGAAATTTAGGTCAGCTCGCCATTGGACAAGCGTCCGCTGCGCGTCAGAGAGAAGAAGAGTTGAGGATTAAACAGCGTCAAGCTGAGGAACAAAGCCGACTTAGCTTAAGGGATTGTGTCTATGCGTTGGAAGAAGAAGACGGAGATGAAATTGATGGGATTGTTGATGGAAGTAATGGTGGTATAGGGACATCAGGGTTTGATCTGACGCCATTATACAGAGCTTATCACGTACATCAGACACTAGGTCTGGAAGATAAGTTCAGGCAGTATTATTTTGAGAATAGGAAGTTGCAGTTGACTTCTGATTTCCAGGTGTCTTCAATGACGCCTTTCCTCGAGTCTCATCAGACATTCTTTGCGCAAATCGCTGGTTTTTTCATTGTGGAGGACCGCGTTTTGAGGACAGGAGGAGGGTTGATAACAAAGATGGAGGTGGAGAACTTATGGGATACTGCTGTGAGCAAGATGTGCTCTGTGTTGGAGGATCAGTTTTCTAGAATGCAAACTGCTAATCATTTGTTGTTGATTAAGGATTATGTGAGTTTGCTGGGTGTCACATTACGGAGATTCGGGTATCCTATTGATGCTTTGCTTGATGTGTTGAGCAAGCATAGGGATAAGTATCACGAATTGTTATTGTCTGATTGTCGTAAGCAGATTGCTGATGCGCTACCTGCTGATAAGTTTGAGCAGATGTATATGAAGAAAGAGTATGAATATTCTATGAACGTGCTTTCATTTCAGCTACAAACTTCGAACATCATGCCTGCATTCCCTTATATTGCTCCATTTTCGTCTATGGTTCCTGACTGCTGTAGAATAGTGCGTTCATTTGTTGAGGATTCTGTGAGTTTCATGTCATACGGTGGGCAGCTTGACTTTTATGATGTGGTTAAAAAGTACTTGGACAGGCTATTGACTGAGGTCTTGGATGTGGCTTTGTTGAAACTCATTAATGGTTCTATCAGTGCGGTTACCCAGGCCATGCAGATGGCAGCGAACATGGCTGTGTTTGAGCGGGCTTGTGATTTCTTATTTCGTCATGCGGCACAACTATCTGGAATTCCTTTAAGGATAGCGGAGAGGGGTAGGAGGCAGTTTCCCCTGACCAAAGCCCGTGATGCGGCAGAAGAAACCCTCTCTGGATTACTGAAGCAAAAGGTTGATGGATTTATGTCTTTGATAGAAAATGTGAATTGGATGGCTGATGATCCCCCGCAAGGAGAGAATGAGTACGTGAATGAAGTGATTATTTTCTTGGAAACGTTGGTTTCAACTGCTCAGCAGATTTTACCTGCTCAAGTTCTGAAGCGGGTTTTGGAAGATGTTCTTTCTCATATATCCGAGATGATTGTTGGGGCTTTACTTGGGGAATCTGTTAAAAAATTCAGCATCAATGCAATCATAGGCATCGATGTGGATATTAAGCTGTTGGAATCATTTGCTGAAAACCAAGCTCCTCTTTTGTCTGAAGCAGATGCGAACCAGTTGAAATCAGCACTTATTGAGTCCCGGCAAATGGTCAATTTGCTAACGAGCAATCATCCAGAGAGTTTTTTGAATCCTGTTATTAGGGAGAGAAGTTACAATGCATTGGATTACCGGAAAGTCGTCTCCATTTCGGAGAAATTGAGGGATCAATCAGATCGATTATTCAGTTCCTTTGGAACGAGAGGAGCCAAGCAAAATCCTAAGAAGAAATCTCTAGATGCGTTGATAAAAAGGCTCAAAGAAGTTAACTGA